The following proteins come from a genomic window of bacterium:
- a CDS encoding TonB-dependent receptor, with protein MHALSRRRSNTTQLAAYCGWRAPVSRAIVMTAGLRYSHNMLTSKFDDQSFFAFPFDEIKYDNGAPTASLGAVYNAAAWQVRGALASGFRAPNVDDVGKIFDTGNGVVIFPNPELSSSILQR; from the coding sequence ATCCACGCGTTATCCCGACGGCGGAGCAACACCACGCAACTGGCCGCATACTGCGGTTGGCGGGCGCCAGTGTCCCGCGCGATTGTTATGACTGCGGGCCTGCGCTATTCGCATAACATGCTCACATCAAAGTTTGACGATCAGTCGTTTTTTGCCTTCCCCTTTGACGAGATCAAGTACGACAACGGCGCGCCGACGGCGAGCCTCGGCGCGGTCTACAACGCGGCGGCCTGGCAGGTGCGCGGCGCGTTGGCGAGCGGTTTTCGCGCGCCGAATGTGGATGATGTCGGCAAGATCTTTGACACAGGGAACGGCGTGGTCATCTTTCCCAATCCCGAACTGAGTTCGAGTATTCTACAACGGTGA